Proteins encoded by one window of Myxococcales bacterium:
- a CDS encoding L-serine ammonia-lyase, with protein MFTIGIGPSSSHTVGPMRAARRFVDDLDTSALLARVSGLKVELFGSLGHTGKGHGSDLAVLLGLEGERPEDVDPDAAPARVEAIRAAREVRLLGWANVPFDPADLVFHRRRSLPLHPNGMRFTAQLRALPGADGDAAPEEVSRIYYSVGGGFVVNDGAVEPALPGALERPRPPYPFANGVELLALTERHGLSISTLMLENERALRSETELRDGLSRIVHAMRRCVQRGCEREGVLPGGLKVRRRAAALHRKLTCDTRTTDPLVAMDWVNLWALAVNEENAAGGRVVTAPTNGAAGILPAVLHYYLRFIPNAGDDGAHRFLLTAAAIGTLYKRNASISGAEVGCQGEVGVACSMAAAGLAEVLGGTPEQVENAAEIGMEHNLGLTCDPVGGLVQVPCIERNAMASVKAINAARLALSGDGKHSISLDKVIATMRQTGADMMTKYKETARGGLAVNIIEC; from the coding sequence ATGTTCACCATCGGGATCGGACCGTCGAGCAGCCACACCGTGGGGCCGATGCGCGCAGCCCGGCGCTTCGTCGACGACCTCGACACGAGCGCCCTGCTCGCGCGCGTCAGCGGCCTCAAGGTGGAGCTCTTCGGCTCCCTCGGGCACACCGGGAAGGGCCACGGCAGCGATCTCGCCGTGCTGCTCGGCCTCGAGGGCGAGCGCCCCGAGGACGTCGATCCGGACGCCGCACCCGCCCGCGTCGAGGCGATCCGCGCGGCGCGTGAGGTGCGGCTGCTCGGCTGGGCCAACGTCCCGTTCGACCCCGCGGATCTCGTCTTCCACAGGCGCCGCAGCCTGCCCCTCCACCCGAACGGCATGCGCTTCACCGCCCAGCTCCGCGCGCTCCCAGGCGCGGACGGCGACGCGGCGCCGGAGGAGGTCTCGCGGATCTACTACTCGGTGGGCGGCGGCTTCGTCGTGAACGACGGCGCCGTGGAGCCCGCGCTCCCCGGAGCGCTCGAACGACCGCGGCCACCCTACCCCTTCGCCAACGGGGTCGAGCTGCTCGCCCTCACCGAGCGACACGGACTGTCGATCAGCACCCTCATGCTCGAGAACGAGCGCGCGCTGCGGTCCGAGACCGAGCTGCGCGACGGCCTGAGCCGCATCGTGCACGCGATGCGGCGGTGCGTGCAGCGCGGGTGCGAGCGAGAGGGCGTCCTCCCGGGAGGCCTCAAGGTGCGTCGCCGCGCGGCAGCGCTGCACCGCAAGCTCACCTGCGACACGCGCACGACCGATCCTCTCGTCGCGATGGACTGGGTGAACCTGTGGGCGCTCGCCGTGAACGAGGAGAACGCGGCCGGCGGACGTGTTGTCACCGCGCCCACCAACGGGGCCGCGGGCATCCTCCCCGCCGTGTTGCACTACTACCTCCGCTTCATCCCCAACGCGGGCGACGACGGCGCCCACCGATTCCTGCTCACCGCCGCCGCGATAGGCACTCTGTACAAGCGAAACGCCTCCATCTCGGGCGCCGAAGTGGGCTGTCAGGGGGAGGTGGGCGTCGCCTGCAGCATGGCGGCCGCCGGCCTCGCCGAGGTGCTCGGTGGCACCCCCGAACAGGTGGAAAACGCAGCAGAAATTGGCATGGAGCACAATCTTGGGCTCACGTGCGACCCCGTCGGGGGGCTCGTGCAAGTGCCGTGCATCGAGCGCAACGCGATGGCCTCGGTCAAGGCCATCAACGCCGCGCGGCTCGCGCTCTCGGGCGACGGAAAACACAGCATCTCGCTCGACAAGGTGATCGCGACCATGCGCCAGACCGGGGCCGACATGATGACGAAGTACAAGGAGACCGCGCGCGGCGGGCTCGCCGTGAATATCATCGAGTGCTGA
- a CDS encoding lamin tail domain-containing protein produces the protein MGPLALALGTYACSTSEPPAPDAGADTGPPLPPIPPLPPPFDAAGDAARDTGVAFDAGTNLSAAAILINEISGGDEWVELVNSGAAAEDLGGLRLADRDKATGEPKLAEAVTFPPATVLARGEYLLVRGGGAGDGGRACPDGGQRHCFNAEFGISNKSGETLFLLAADGGTLGKVVYPPDASSGSRSYARIPSGEPDASFQSSPETPGAPNVP, from the coding sequence GTGGGGCCACTCGCGCTCGCCCTCGGCACCTACGCGTGCTCGACGTCCGAGCCCCCGGCGCCCGACGCCGGCGCGGACACAGGCCCGCCCCTCCCCCCCATCCCACCCCTGCCCCCGCCCTTCGACGCCGCCGGCGACGCCGCGCGGGACACCGGCGTGGCCTTCGACGCGGGCACGAACCTCTCGGCCGCGGCGATCCTCATCAACGAGATCTCCGGCGGTGACGAGTGGGTGGAGCTCGTGAACAGCGGCGCCGCGGCGGAGGACCTCGGCGGACTGCGTCTCGCCGACCGCGACAAGGCCACCGGTGAGCCGAAGCTCGCCGAGGCCGTGACCTTCCCGCCTGCCACCGTGCTCGCGAGGGGCGAGTACCTGCTCGTGCGCGGCGGCGGAGCGGGTGACGGCGGGCGAGCCTGTCCCGACGGCGGCCAGCGCCACTGCTTCAACGCCGAGTTCGGCATCAGCAACAAGAGCGGCGAGACCCTGTTCCTCCTCGCCGCGGACGGCGGGACGCTCGGCAAGGTGGTCTACCCGCCCGACGCCTCCTCCGGGAGCCGCAGCTACGCGCGCATTCCCAGCGGTGAGCCCGACGCGTCCTTCCAGAGCTCCCCGGAGACCCCCGGCGCGCCGAACGTACCCTGA
- a CDS encoding response regulator transcription factor yields the protein MHILVIEDDPKLSDFLVRVLHDEGHTTAVADTGAAALERAPLAAFDVILLDWMLPDANGPDVARRLRASGLTTPVLMLTARGESSDKVTGLRAGADDYLTKPFDVDELLARVAALARRGRIGAALDVGPLSLDRLTRRATLDGAPLDLTAKEFALLSRLALAGNDAVPRATILLDVWQLKFDPGSGVLDVHVSRLRDKLGAMAWMVETVRGVGYRLRAERP from the coding sequence GTGCACATCCTCGTGATTGAAGACGACCCCAAGCTCAGCGACTTCCTCGTCCGCGTCCTCCACGACGAGGGCCACACGACCGCGGTAGCCGACACCGGCGCCGCGGCGCTGGAGCGCGCGCCCCTCGCCGCCTTCGACGTCATCCTCCTCGACTGGATGCTCCCCGACGCGAACGGCCCCGACGTCGCGCGACGACTGCGCGCGAGCGGCCTCACGACCCCGGTGTTGATGCTCACCGCCCGCGGCGAGAGCAGCGACAAGGTGACGGGCCTGCGCGCCGGCGCGGACGACTACCTCACGAAGCCCTTCGACGTCGACGAGCTGCTCGCCAGGGTCGCGGCCCTCGCGCGCCGCGGACGCATCGGGGCGGCGCTCGACGTCGGCCCGCTCTCCCTCGATCGCCTCACGCGGAGGGCGACCCTCGACGGGGCGCCGCTCGACCTCACCGCGAAGGAGTTCGCGCTGCTCTCGCGCCTGGCGCTCGCAGGGAACGACGCGGTTCCTCGCGCGACGATCCTGCTCGACGTCTGGCAGCTCAAATTCGACCCGGGGTCGGGGGTGCTCGACGTCCACGTGAGCCGCCTCCGCGACAAGCTCGGGGCGATGGCGTGGATGGTCGAGACCGTCCGCGGAGTGGGCTACCGCCTCCGCGCCGAGCGCCCCTAA